The following is a genomic window from Acidimicrobium ferrooxidans DSM 10331.
GTCGCGCGGTGGCGCCGGCGGTGAGCTACACGCTCGAGGCGGTGGCGCTCGCGATCGTGGCCGTCGCCATCGACTGGTGGGTCACGCGCTCGCGTGTGGTGCGAACCGCGTCGTTCTGGATCACCTGGGTCGTGGTCGCTGCGTTCCAGATCCCTGTCGACGGAGCCCTCACCCGACTCCGCGCGCCGGTGGTGGAGTACCGATCCGGGACCTACCTCGGGATACGGCTCGGCCACGCCATCCCGATCGAGGACTTCGTCTACGGCTTTGCCCTCGTGCTCGTGACGATCTCCCTCTGGGTCCGGTTTGGTCGTCGCGCGAGTCGCTAGGGTGGTACTCAGGCGTCGACAGAGCGTCTCTGGCGGCTGTCGACGGCGAAGCAGGAGGTGGCGCATGCTCGTGCTCATCGCGCTGATCGCGTTCGTCGCAATGGAACCCGTGGCCGCGCTCGTCCATCGTGGGATCATGCACGGTGTGGGCTGGGTGATCCACGCCTCGCACCATCGGCCCCGGGAAGGGACGTTCGAGGCGAACGATGCCTTCCCGCTGTTGTTCGCCCTCCCCACGATCGCGTTGTTCTGGTTCGGGCGGCATGACCCTGTCGCTGTTGCGATCGCGGTGGGCATCACGCTCTACGGCGTCGCCTACTCGTTCGTGCACGACGGCTACATCCACGAGCGCCTCGGTCGGATGCCGAAGGTGCGCTACCTCGAGTACCTCAAGCACGCCCATGCGGTGCATCACCTCTACAACGAGGGCCCCTATGGCATGCTCGCCCCGATCGTGCCCGCCAAGCATCGCGCGAAGCTCGAGCTCGAGGCGGTGCGCGCCTGGCGTCCATCGGTCGCACGGTAGGAGCTTCGCTCCTCGCATCGACGAGACCAGACAGCTAGCATCGGGACGGTCGAGCGAAGGAGGCTGATCGTGCCGAAGGTGCTCATCCTGACCGGCGACGCTGCGGAGTCTCTCGAGGTCTTGTATCCCTACCAGCGACTGCTCGAGGAGGGCTACGAGGTCGATATCGCGGCACCGTCGAAGAAGAAGCTCCGCTTCGTGGTGCACGATTTCGAGGAGGGCTTCGATACCTACACGGAGAAGCCGGGCTACTCGTGGCCTGCAGACCTGAGCTTTGCGGAGGTCGACCCCACGGCCTATGTCGCGTTGGTCATCCCGGGCGGTCGGGCCCCGGAGTACATCCGCAACGACCCCGATTTCGTCCGGATCGTCCGCCACTTCTTCGAGGCTGACCAGCCCGTCGCGCAGCTCT
Proteins encoded in this region:
- a CDS encoding lycopene cyclase domain-containing protein, translated to MSYTLEAVALAIVAVAIDWWVTRSRVVRTASFWITWVVVAAFQIPVDGALTRLRAPVVEYRSGTYLGIRLGHAIPIEDFVYGFALVLVTISLWVRFGRRASR
- a CDS encoding sterol desaturase family protein gives rise to the protein MLVLIALIAFVAMEPVAALVHRGIMHGVGWVIHASHHRPREGTFEANDAFPLLFALPTIALFWFGRHDPVAVAIAVGITLYGVAYSFVHDGYIHERLGRMPKVRYLEYLKHAHAVHHLYNEGPYGMLAPIVPAKHRAKLELEAVRAWRPSVAR
- a CDS encoding DJ-1/PfpI family protein, with translation MPKVLILTGDAAESLEVLYPYQRLLEEGYEVDIAAPSKKKLRFVVHDFEEGFDTYTEKPGYSWPADLSFAEVDPTAYVALVIPGGRAPEYIRNDPDFVRIVRHFFEADQPVAQLCHAPIALAAAGVLQGRRSAAYPALAPDVRAADAEFVDAAAVVDGQMVSARAWPDHPSWMRAFIGILREKAPVG